The sequence CAGGGATATTTCTTTCTCGTGGAAACCGGTAAAAGGTGCACAGGGATACAATATCCGCTGGGGAATTGCTCCCGACAAACTCTATCAATCGTGGCAGCTTTACGACACAACCCAGCATTTTATGCGCTGTCTTGATCGCGATACACCTTATTATTTTTCGATAGAAGCATTTAACGAAAACGGAATTTCAGAAAGAACAAATCCAATTAGAATTGAATAGAAACAATAAAACACTTTAGATATGTCACGCTTTTTATTATTTGTTGTAGTACTATTTTTATTTGCAGGATGTGGAACACCAACAAGCAATTCGGGTGATTCCGAAATGGATGTTTTTGTTTCCGATCTGATGGAGAAAATGACGATCCAGGAAAAAATTGGTCAGTTAAACCTGATCACACCGGGAGGTGGAATTCCCACAGGATCAGTAGTGAGCACGGGTGTTGAGGAGAAAATAAAAACCGGAAAAGTAGGTGGTATTTTTGGTGTTTACGGACCGGAGAAAACGCGTCAGGCGCAGCAGCTGGCTGTTGAAGAAAGCCGCTTGGGAATTCCGATGATCTTTGGCTCGGATGTAATTCATGGTTACAAAACTACATTCCCGTTGCCTCTTGGCTTAGCCAGCACCTGGGACATGGAATTGATTGAAAAAACCGCACAGATTGCTGCCAAAGAAGCAACAGCCGATGGTATTTTCTGGAACTTCTCGCCGATGGTTGACGTGTCGCGCGACCCACGTTGGGGACGTATTTCTGAAGGAGCCGGCGAAGATCCGTATTTGGGTTCAGAAATTGCAAAAGCAATGGTGCATGGCTACCAGCAAAACGACCTGACAGCAACGACAACAATGATGTCGACGGTAAAACACTTTGCCTTATATGGAGCTGCAGAGGCGGGCCGTGATTACAACTCGGTTGATATGAGCCACCTCAGAATGTTCAATGAATATTTCCCTCCTTACAAAGCAGCAATTGACGCCGGAGTTGGTTGTGTGATGTCGTCGTTCAACGATGTTGACGGTGTGCCGGCCAGTGGAAACAAGTGGTTGCTGACCAACGTTTTGCGCGACATGTGGGGGTTCGATGGATTTGTGGTTTCGGATTACACTTCAGTAAATGAAATGATAGCACACGGATTGGGTGATCTGCAGGAGGTTTCAGCATTATCTTTAAAAGCCGGTCTGGATATGGATATGGTGGGAGAAGGATTTCTGACCACGCTTGAAAAATCGCTGGAAGAAGGAAAAGTAACAGAGGAAGATATAAATAAAGCTTGCCGCCGAATTTTGGAAGCCAAATACAAATTGGGACTTTTTGAAGATCCGTATCGTTATTTCGACAAAACCCGCCCTGAAAATGATATTTTGACACCAGAACATCGTCAGGTAGCGCGACAGGCAGCGGCCAGCTCGATGGTATTATTGAAAAACGATAACCAGTTGTTACCACTGAAAAAGTCGGGGACAGTAGCTTTGGTTGGTCCACTTGTTGACAGTCGTAGCAATATGCTCGGAACTTGGGCACCAACAGGAGATTTTAACTTTGCTGTTACTGTTTTAGAAGGATTTCAAAATGTGGTTGGCAACAATGTAAATATCCTTCATGCGAAAGGAGCTAACATTTCTGACGATCCGGAATTTGCCCAAAAAGTAAATGTATTTGGCCCAAAGATTTTTATCGACGAGCGTTCACCCGAAACTATGTTACGCGAAGCTGTTTCTGTGTCGCGAAAAGCAGATGTGATAGTAGCAGTTGTTGGAGAAGCCACAGAAATGACGGGAGAATCATCGAGCCGCACAGATATTACCATGCCTCCAGGCCAAAAGAAATTGTTGCAGGAATTATCTAAAACCGGGAAACCACTGGTTGTGGTAAATATGAGTGGTCGCCCAATGGCAATTGGCGAAGAGGTGGAACTGGCTGATGCTTTTGTGCAAATGTGGCACGCCGGTGTTGAAGGCGGGAATGCACTGCCCGACGTACTGTTTGGCGATTACAATCCATCAGGAAAACTAACGGCAACTTTCCCTGTAAATGTTGGTCAGGTGCCAATTTATTACAGTGTTAGAAATACGGGGCGACCGCAGGAAGGTGATACCTTTCAAAAATTTAAATCGAATTATCTGGATGCGCCCAATTCTCCGCTTTTCCCGTTTGGTTATGGATTGAGTTACACTTCATTCGAGTTTAAAAATTTAAGTGTTAACAAAGCAACAATTACCAACAACGAAGAATTGAAGGTTTCAGTGGAAGTAAGTAACACCGGAGATTTTGATGGAGAAGAAGTGGTTCAACTATACATCCGCGATATGGTGGCCAGCATTACACCACCGTTGCGTTTGCTCAAGGGATTCGAGAAAGTTTTTATTCCAAAAGGCGAAAGTAAAACGGTAGAATTTACGATAACAAACGACGATCTGGCATTTTATCATGCTGACCTTTCGTTTTTCGCCGAACCCGGAGAATTTGAGATTTACGTGGGAGGTGATTCAAACGCCTCGCTGGCAACAAAATTTACATTGAAATAAAAACCTAAACCAACTAAAATGAAAAGTGTATTAGCTTTTTTTGCATTCGTTTTACTTTTGGGAGCTTGTTCGCAAAAAGAAACTGAACCGCAACGCCCAAACATTATTTTTATTATGAGCGACGATCATGCGTACCAGGCTATTAGTGCTTACGATGATAAGTTGATCCAAACGCCAAATATCGACCGGATTGCCGACGAAGGAATGTTATTCACCAATGCCTGTGTTTCCAACTCGATATGTGCACCGTCGCGGGCCACGATTCTTACCGGAAAACACACGCACATCCACGGAAAGATCGATAATAACTTTCCATTCGATACCACGAATATTACATTTCCACAGTTATTGCACAATGCCGGTTATCAAACAGCGATGTTTGGCAAACTGCATTTCGGAAACAATCCAAAAGGTTTTGATGAGTTTAAAATCCTTCCAGGGCAGGGCGATTATTACAATCCTGATTTTATTACAAACAATGGCGACACCACGATTCATGGTTATGTTACTGACGTAATTACTGACTTAACCATCGATTGGATGGATAACCGTCGGCAAGACGATAAACCTTTTTTGCTGATGTACCTGCACAAAGCACCTCATCGCGAGTGGTTTCCGGCTGAGCGACATTATAAAGAATTTACCAAAAAAACTTTCCCTGAACCGGAAACCTTGTTCGACGATTACAAAGGTAGGGGAACAGCTGCAAAAGAAGCCGAAATGAATCTGTTAAAACACATGACAGTTTCGGCCGACAACAAAATTTATCCGGAGCTGGCTAAAGAGCTTGGCGTTGAAGAAATGTCAGAATGGGGATTTAACGTTTTTAAAAGCAAATATGCCCGTTTTACCGATGAGCAAAAAGCGAAATGGGATGCTGTGTACGGACCAATAAACGAGGAGTTTGCAGAACTATACCCAACGATGAACGATTCGGCTTTTATGCGTTGGAAATACCAGCGTTACATGCAGGATTACCTCGGATGTATTGCCGCTGTTGACGAAAATGTGGGCCGTTTGCTCGATCACTTGAAAAAACAGGGACTGGATGAGAATACCATCGTGGTTTATACCTCTGATCAGGGATTTTATTTGGGCGAACACGGCTGGTTCGATAAACGTTTTATTTACAACGAATCGTTTAAAACACCGCTTTTGGTAAAGTGGCCGGGAAAAATTACCCCTGGATCGGTTTCGGATGAAATGGTGCAGAACCTCGATTTTGCACAAACTTTTCTGGAAGCTGCCGGAATTGAAGCACCGTCGGATATGCAGGGCGAAAGTCTGATGCCGCTTTTGGTTGGCGACACTGCCGCCTGGACACGCGATGCCGTTTATTATCATTATTATGAATATCCCGGCTTCCATATGGTAAAACGGCACTACGGAATTGTAACCACCGATTTTAAACTCGCACATTTCTATTACGATATTGACGAGTGGGAATTGTACGACCGCAAAAAAGATCCGCTGGAACTGAATAATGTGTACGACGATCCGGCGTATGCCGATGTGGTTACCACATTAACCAAACAATTACATGCTTTGCGTGTGCAATACAAAGACTCTGAGGAGTTGGATGAAGCATTCATTCAAAAGTATAAAGACAAAGGATTGATAAAATAATATTTTAAACAGAGGGAGAGGTAAGATTGGAAAATCTTGCCTCTATTTGTAAATTATAAAAACATATTTCCCTACAAAAAAGAAGTACCTATCCATTTTAAATCCCTCTCAAACAGAAGCATGATTGAGACCGATCATTTTCATTTTTGTAATATGGATAAATCAAATAACTTAGACAGTCTCTATTTCACAATAAGATGTCATATTTTTAAAGTAAAACCATAGGTAAAAGGTGGATAATTATATTTCAACAGTTGGATTTGTGCAGGCTCTTTTTGGAATTTTATTATTTCTGACCAAACGTCCGAGGCATTTAAGTTTTATGTTTCTAACCATTTGGATGGTTATTATTGCAATTTTTCAAGGCTCTTATTTACTTCCAT comes from uncultured Draconibacterium sp. and encodes:
- the bglX gene encoding beta-glucosidase BglX produces the protein MSRFLLFVVVLFLFAGCGTPTSNSGDSEMDVFVSDLMEKMTIQEKIGQLNLITPGGGIPTGSVVSTGVEEKIKTGKVGGIFGVYGPEKTRQAQQLAVEESRLGIPMIFGSDVIHGYKTTFPLPLGLASTWDMELIEKTAQIAAKEATADGIFWNFSPMVDVSRDPRWGRISEGAGEDPYLGSEIAKAMVHGYQQNDLTATTTMMSTVKHFALYGAAEAGRDYNSVDMSHLRMFNEYFPPYKAAIDAGVGCVMSSFNDVDGVPASGNKWLLTNVLRDMWGFDGFVVSDYTSVNEMIAHGLGDLQEVSALSLKAGLDMDMVGEGFLTTLEKSLEEGKVTEEDINKACRRILEAKYKLGLFEDPYRYFDKTRPENDILTPEHRQVARQAAASSMVLLKNDNQLLPLKKSGTVALVGPLVDSRSNMLGTWAPTGDFNFAVTVLEGFQNVVGNNVNILHAKGANISDDPEFAQKVNVFGPKIFIDERSPETMLREAVSVSRKADVIVAVVGEATEMTGESSSRTDITMPPGQKKLLQELSKTGKPLVVVNMSGRPMAIGEEVELADAFVQMWHAGVEGGNALPDVLFGDYNPSGKLTATFPVNVGQVPIYYSVRNTGRPQEGDTFQKFKSNYLDAPNSPLFPFGYGLSYTSFEFKNLSVNKATITNNEELKVSVEVSNTGDFDGEEVVQLYIRDMVASITPPLRLLKGFEKVFIPKGESKTVEFTITNDDLAFYHADLSFFAEPGEFEIYVGGDSNASLATKFTLK
- a CDS encoding sulfatase, coding for MKSVLAFFAFVLLLGACSQKETEPQRPNIIFIMSDDHAYQAISAYDDKLIQTPNIDRIADEGMLFTNACVSNSICAPSRATILTGKHTHIHGKIDNNFPFDTTNITFPQLLHNAGYQTAMFGKLHFGNNPKGFDEFKILPGQGDYYNPDFITNNGDTTIHGYVTDVITDLTIDWMDNRRQDDKPFLLMYLHKAPHREWFPAERHYKEFTKKTFPEPETLFDDYKGRGTAAKEAEMNLLKHMTVSADNKIYPELAKELGVEEMSEWGFNVFKSKYARFTDEQKAKWDAVYGPINEEFAELYPTMNDSAFMRWKYQRYMQDYLGCIAAVDENVGRLLDHLKKQGLDENTIVVYTSDQGFYLGEHGWFDKRFIYNESFKTPLLVKWPGKITPGSVSDEMVQNLDFAQTFLEAAGIEAPSDMQGESLMPLLVGDTAAWTRDAVYYHYYEYPGFHMVKRHYGIVTTDFKLAHFYYDIDEWELYDRKKDPLELNNVYDDPAYADVVTTLTKQLHALRVQYKDSEELDEAFIQKYKDKGLIK